A single genomic interval of Orcinus orca chromosome 19, mOrcOrc1.1, whole genome shotgun sequence harbors:
- the RNF227 gene encoding LOW QUALITY PROTEIN: RING finger protein 227 (The sequence of the model RefSeq protein was modified relative to this genomic sequence to represent the inferred CDS: deleted 1 base in 1 codon) — protein MQLLVRVPSLPERGELDCNICYRPFNLGDREPRRLPGTARARCGHTLCTACLRELAARGDGGGAAARAVSLRHVVMCPFCRTPTLLPRGRVTEVTVNPDLWSRLEATERAAHESNGAGGPVRESGDAAERPMTGNGEKGAGPRSAGWRELLRPWARVLAPARRWRRPLPSNVLYSPQIKDSAHMTRCTL, from the exons ATGCAGCTCCTGGTGAGGGTGCCGTCTCTTCCGGAGCGGGGCGAGCTGGACTGCAACATCTGCTACCGGCCCTTCAACCTCGGGGACCGCGAGCCCCGCCGCCTCCCCGGGACGGCGCGCGCCCGCTGCGGCCACACGCTCTGCACCGCCTGTCTGCGCGAGTTGGCGGCGCGTGGCGACGGCGGCGGGGCGGCCGCGCGCGCAGTGAGTCTGCGCCACGTCGTCATGTGCCCCTTCTGTCGCACGCCCACCCTGCTCCCGCGCGGCAGGGTCACTGAAGTCACTGTCAACCCGGACTTGTGGTCACGCTTGGAGGCAACAGAGCGGGCCGCGCACGAATCTAATGGGGCGGGTGGTCCGGTTCGGGAAAGCGGTGATGCGGCCGAGAGGCCGATGACT GGAAACGGAGAGAAGGGGGCGGGGCCTAGGAGCGCGGGATGGCGTGAGCTCCTGCGGCCCTGGGCCCGGGTGCTGGCACCCGCGCGCAGGTGGCGGCGGCCGCTGCCTAGCAACG TGCTGTACTCTCCACAGATCAAGGACTCGGCCCACATGACCCGCTGCACGCTGTAA